The following proteins are co-located in the Oncorhynchus gorbuscha isolate QuinsamMale2020 ecotype Even-year linkage group LG22, OgorEven_v1.0, whole genome shotgun sequence genome:
- the kncn gene encoding kinocilin isoform X1 — MSAVSIGGYHGLRVGSALLSIVAGCIIIGVSRECDADAVGGIFLGAGGLGLLIAVFPFIRAWLNINNILPTLGNFRVHPMPANPPGPEQPETLKREVTQSQLNLDRSKSRMGTFVDAGPMAEASADEGTSSDMPDILSRRKFKQTLPDPDLP; from the exons ATGAGCGCTGTCAGCATTGGGGGGTACCACGGTCTGCGGGTGGGCTCGGCCCTGCTTAGCATCGTGGCGGGGTGCATCATTATCGGGGTGTCGAGGGAGTGTGATGCGGATGCCGTAGGGGGAATCTTCCTCGGTGCGGGGGGGCTGG GCCTCCTCATCGCTGTCTTCCCCTTCATAAGAGCCTGGCTCAACATTAACAACATTCTCCCCACCTTGG GAAACTTCAGAGTGCACCCTATGCCTGCTAACCCTCCTGGCCCTGAGCAACCAGAGACATTGAAACGAGAAG TGACTCAGAGCCAGCTGAATCTGGATCGCTCTAAGAGCCGGATGGGGACATTTGTTGATGCCGGACCAATGGCTGAGGCCTCCGCAGATGAGGG GACATCCTCAGACATGCCAGACATCTTGTCCAGACGAAAGTTCAAGCAGACCCTTCCTGATCCAGACCTCCCATAA
- the kncn gene encoding kinocilin isoform X2, with translation MNPVTLGFWTGGKGLLIAVFPFIRAWLNINNILPTLGNFRVHPMPANPPGPEQPETLKREVTQSQLNLDRSKSRMGTFVDAGPMAEASADEGTSSDMPDILSRRKFKQTLPDPDLP, from the exons ATG AATCCTGTAACACTGGGCTTCTGGACTGGAGGAAAAG GCCTCCTCATCGCTGTCTTCCCCTTCATAAGAGCCTGGCTCAACATTAACAACATTCTCCCCACCTTGG GAAACTTCAGAGTGCACCCTATGCCTGCTAACCCTCCTGGCCCTGAGCAACCAGAGACATTGAAACGAGAAG TGACTCAGAGCCAGCTGAATCTGGATCGCTCTAAGAGCCGGATGGGGACATTTGTTGATGCCGGACCAATGGCTGAGGCCTCCGCAGATGAGGG GACATCCTCAGACATGCCAGACATCTTGTCCAGACGAAAGTTCAAGCAGACCCTTCCTGATCCAGACCTCCCATAA